In Pseudoalteromonas xiamenensis, the following are encoded in one genomic region:
- a CDS encoding zinc-dependent metalloprotease has protein sequence MPKTKFIKHATSALLLTMITQAHAAIKSIDSFTETFNHFPGFYSVYVDPQTANVYLDVDKLDKPFLLQHSLPYGVGSNDIGLDRGQLGGTYVAQFERIGDKVLLKALNTYYRASAENAAEKQSVQEAFASSVLQGFKVVAEDSDSVLIDYTPYLMSDVHGVSRRLADTKQGNFSLDNARSAVFLPRTKAFVKNTELEATLTFGGSNPGEYIKQVSADPYAVTVHQHHSLIELPDDKYQPRQFHPQSGYWSIEHKDYSAPLGQSMYVRYIPRHRLEKKDPSAAVSEAVEPIIYYLDPGVPEPVRSALLEGASWWNGAFEAAGYKNAFQVKMLPESADPMDVRYNVIQWVHRATRGWSYGSSVIDPRTGEILKGHVTLGSLRVRQDILIAESLAAPFKTGNETNETLQAMALDRIRQLSAHEVGHTLGIAHNFSASVKDRASVMDYPHPLLSISDKGELDVTQGYDKGIGIWDKQVIKYGYGDFTQSTQNNALKAVLAENKTLGLEFISDDDARAQGGSHPTAHLWDNGNDPADELNRVLEIRQKALSRFGIENLKNGEALSQLEERLVPLYLFHRYQVEAAVKLIGGEDYSYEVREEGQTPHGIQVVARERQLAALKAILKTLTPKELMIPESVLALVPPKAYGEYKTRESVVGRTGLSFDAMALPEVAAAQSLTLLLNPERVNRLIQQKARDSKNLGLDTVLFRTYQQVFETEEKTGMALLLSQRTQILAAKQFAEMSVSDKVSPEAQAMFKRFVHKLAELPQDASLFDSNKIGKATFKVYLAEQIRWFQEHGKWADGFKALPLPPGSPI, from the coding sequence ATGCCAAAAACTAAATTTATAAAGCACGCTACTTCTGCTTTGTTATTGACTATGATAACTCAAGCGCACGCAGCAATTAAGTCTATAGACTCGTTTACTGAGACTTTTAATCATTTTCCTGGTTTTTATAGTGTCTATGTCGACCCACAAACAGCAAATGTTTACCTCGATGTGGATAAATTAGATAAACCTTTTTTACTGCAACACAGTCTGCCATACGGTGTTGGCTCCAATGACATTGGCCTTGACAGAGGTCAGCTAGGCGGCACCTACGTTGCTCAATTTGAGCGAATTGGTGACAAAGTACTGTTGAAGGCACTGAACACCTATTACCGTGCAAGTGCCGAAAATGCAGCGGAAAAACAGAGCGTGCAAGAAGCGTTCGCGTCGAGCGTATTGCAAGGTTTTAAAGTCGTGGCAGAAGACAGTGACAGTGTACTTATTGATTACACGCCATACCTAATGTCTGACGTACACGGGGTATCTCGTCGCCTAGCAGATACGAAACAAGGCAACTTTTCATTAGACAACGCACGCAGCGCCGTCTTTTTGCCAAGAACCAAGGCCTTTGTTAAAAATACGGAGCTCGAAGCAACACTGACGTTTGGTGGCAGTAATCCAGGTGAGTACATCAAACAAGTTAGTGCCGACCCGTATGCGGTTACTGTGCATCAACATCATTCACTCATCGAATTACCGGATGATAAATATCAGCCCCGTCAATTCCATCCTCAATCGGGATACTGGAGCATCGAACACAAAGATTATTCTGCGCCTCTTGGTCAATCGATGTATGTACGCTATATCCCACGACACCGTCTTGAGAAAAAAGATCCATCCGCTGCAGTCAGTGAGGCAGTTGAACCAATTATCTATTACCTAGATCCAGGTGTTCCTGAGCCGGTTCGAAGTGCCCTACTCGAAGGCGCAAGCTGGTGGAATGGCGCGTTTGAAGCGGCAGGTTACAAGAATGCTTTCCAAGTAAAAATGCTTCCTGAAAGTGCGGATCCTATGGATGTACGTTACAACGTCATTCAATGGGTACACCGCGCAACACGAGGTTGGTCTTATGGTTCATCGGTTATTGACCCGCGCACTGGTGAAATTCTGAAAGGGCATGTAACACTCGGATCGTTACGCGTGCGCCAAGATATTCTCATTGCAGAATCATTAGCCGCACCATTCAAAACAGGCAATGAAACAAATGAGACTTTACAGGCCATGGCGCTTGACCGCATTCGCCAACTCAGTGCGCATGAAGTCGGGCACACGTTGGGGATTGCTCATAACTTTTCAGCGTCGGTAAAAGACAGAGCGTCAGTGATGGATTATCCACACCCACTTTTGAGCATTAGTGATAAAGGGGAGCTGGATGTCACGCAAGGTTATGACAAAGGCATTGGTATTTGGGATAAGCAAGTCATCAAGTACGGTTATGGTGATTTCACTCAATCAACGCAAAACAATGCTTTAAAAGCGGTGTTGGCTGAAAACAAGACGCTTGGTTTAGAGTTTATTTCCGATGACGATGCAAGAGCACAAGGTGGAAGTCACCCAACGGCGCACCTTTGGGATAATGGTAACGACCCTGCCGATGAACTGAACCGTGTACTCGAAATACGTCAAAAAGCGCTGAGTCGATTCGGGATTGAGAATCTAAAAAATGGTGAAGCGCTTTCTCAACTTGAAGAAAGACTCGTTCCTTTGTATTTATTCCACCGCTATCAAGTTGAAGCCGCAGTGAAGTTGATAGGTGGTGAAGATTACAGTTATGAAGTTCGTGAGGAAGGTCAAACTCCACATGGTATTCAAGTGGTTGCACGTGAACGTCAGCTTGCAGCACTAAAAGCGATTTTAAAAACGCTGACACCGAAAGAGCTGATGATCCCAGAGTCTGTACTTGCGCTTGTTCCACCTAAAGCTTACGGCGAATACAAAACAAGGGAGAGTGTCGTCGGACGCACAGGACTTTCATTTGATGCAATGGCATTACCCGAAGTGGCTGCCGCGCAATCATTAACGTTGCTTTTGAATCCTGAGCGCGTGAACCGTTTGATTCAGCAAAAAGCGAGAGACTCGAAAAACCTAGGTTTAGATACTGTTTTATTTAGAACATATCAGCAAGTGTTTGAGACAGAAGAAAAAACAGGCATGGCGTTATTGCTTTCTCAGCGTACTCAAATATTGGCAGCTAAGCAGTTTGCGGAAATGAGTGTGAGTGACAAAGTGTCACCAGAAGCACAAGCTATGTTCAAACGGTTTGTACATAAGCTGGCGGAATTACCACAGGATGCGTCGTTATTTGATAGTAACAAAATAGGCAAAGCGACCTTTAAGGTGTATCTCGCGGAACAGATCCGTTGGTTCCAAGAGCATGGTAAATGGGCGGATGGATTCAAAGCATTGCCATTACCGCCAGGATCGCCTATCTAA
- a CDS encoding GGDEF domain-containing response regulator, translated as MVLRALIIEDTPTIAKVQKHIAISVGYAVDIAATLEEAKALIKQHSYYCAVVDFILPDAPNGEAIPVTIKADIPTIVMTGNIDESTRTTVERYPIIDYITKEHKQAYHYLKKQLQRLPKNKQISILIVEDSISARHYIKTLLVRQKYRVYEANDGEHALQVLAENPEISVIITDFEMPKLNGAELCVEVRRKHNDEDIAIIGISSSEQAQLSARFIKSGANDYLRKPFNNEEFYCRLSQNVDMLENIATIRRQANTDYRTDLPNRRYFFEEAKKQLRVDEKAQNTVCLAMLDIDHFKSINDNHGHDAGDAVLKGFSAALTKFFPNDLIARMGGEEFAIKFTKNDKAEAQKQLTLFIQYIEKNSRSFSEYAIPFTVSAGLTDEINHNLDTLLKHADVHLYQAKESGRNRLVS; from the coding sequence ATTGTGCTAAGAGCCTTAATAATTGAAGATACGCCAACAATAGCAAAAGTACAGAAACATATTGCTATCTCCGTTGGTTATGCCGTAGACATTGCGGCGACACTGGAAGAAGCCAAAGCACTCATCAAACAACATAGTTATTATTGTGCTGTGGTCGATTTTATTCTACCTGACGCGCCCAACGGTGAAGCGATCCCTGTTACCATCAAGGCGGATATTCCCACCATAGTCATGACGGGTAACATTGATGAGTCAACTCGTACGACCGTGGAACGATACCCAATCATCGACTACATCACAAAAGAACATAAACAAGCGTATCACTATTTAAAGAAACAGCTGCAGCGATTGCCCAAGAACAAGCAGATTTCGATTTTAATCGTTGAGGACTCAATTTCTGCCCGCCACTACATCAAAACGTTGTTGGTAAGACAAAAATACCGTGTGTATGAGGCTAACGACGGCGAGCATGCGCTTCAAGTTCTTGCCGAAAACCCTGAAATCAGTGTGATCATCACAGACTTTGAAATGCCAAAGCTTAACGGTGCTGAATTGTGTGTTGAGGTACGGCGAAAACACAATGATGAAGATATTGCTATCATTGGTATTTCGAGTTCTGAGCAAGCGCAGCTCTCGGCACGTTTTATCAAAAGTGGCGCAAATGACTATCTACGCAAGCCCTTCAACAACGAGGAGTTTTATTGCCGTTTGAGTCAAAACGTTGATATGTTAGAAAATATCGCAACGATTCGCCGCCAAGCGAACACCGATTACCGGACTGATTTACCAAATCGTCGTTATTTCTTTGAAGAAGCTAAAAAGCAACTGCGTGTCGATGAAAAAGCACAAAATACGGTTTGTCTCGCCATGCTCGACATAGATCACTTTAAATCCATTAACGACAACCATGGACACGATGCGGGGGACGCGGTGCTTAAAGGCTTTTCTGCTGCGTTAACCAAGTTTTTTCCAAACGACCTCATTGCGCGAATGGGCGGGGAAGAATTTGCAATCAAGTTCACAAAGAATGATAAAGCGGAAGCACAAAAACAGCTTACGTTGTTTATACAATATATTGAGAAAAACAGTCGCTCATTTTCCGAGTACGCAATCCCATTTACGGTTTCAGCGGGATTAACTGATGAAATCAACCATAACCTCGATACGTTACTCAAACATGCCGATGTTCATTTGTATCAAGCGAAAGAAAGCGGACGAAATCGCTTGGTCTCATAG